The nucleotide sequence GGACCCGCTCCTCCAGGCGGTGGGCCTCGTCGACGACGACGAAGGTGTCCTCGTCGAGAATACTCGCCAGCAGCGGCCGGGAGTCGGGGTCGAAGAGGTGGTTGTAGTTGCCGACGACAACCTCGGCGGCCTCCAGCAGGACGCTCATGACGCGGTGGGGGCAGGTCCCTCGCTCGGTCGCGGCCGGGAGGTACTCCTCGGGGGTCACCACCCCGTGCTCACCGACAGCAAAACCGACCGGCGAGCCGCGGTTGCGGGCGTACCAGTCGGCCTCGAAGGGGCAATAGAGCGGACCGTCGTCCTCGCCGTCGCTCATGTCGGCGGGCGCGGCGGGCTGGCTGTGGCGGTAGGGGCTGGTCGCGCCCGCCGTCGACAGCGACTCCTCGGCGAGGGTGCGCTGGCCGGCCGCGTCCGGCCGCGCGGCCGCCGCCAAGTCGGCGCCGCGCTGTGGGTCCCACCAGACGTCTTCGGCGGCTCCAGGGACGGCCGCCTCCGCGGCCGGCCGGTCATCGCTCGTCCCCTCGCTCTCGACGAGGCCGGCGGTGTTCTCCCGGAGGTCCTCGCAGCGGTCGTGGGTGGAGGTGTCGCCGAAGACTTCCTCGCGGCCGTAGGGACAGAGGTCCCGCTTGCCGGTCAGCGAGACCCCCCGCAGGGGCTCCTCGAGGCCGGCGTTCATGGTCCGGAGGTCCTCGACGAACTGGCGCCGTTGCTGTTTGACCGGCGTGACCACGAGCACGCGCTCGTAGTCGCCCCCGCGGACGAGCGCGGCGCCGGCGGTCAGCGCGGCCATGGTCTTGCCGGTCCCGCAGGGTCCTTCCATGGCGAGGTAGCCGCGGGCTCTTCCGGCCTGCATGGCCGACTCGACCGCGTCGGCCTGGTTCTCGTAGGGCTCGGGGAAACCGAAGTACTCGCGCCAGTCGGGGCTGCCGGCGCCGTCGCTGCCGGCTCCCCCGGCGTCGGCCCCGTCGGTGTCGGCGCCGTCTCCCATCAGGTGCCCTGGGGCGCCCTCGGGTTTGAAGCTTTAGAACGGAGCCCCGGAGCGCGTCGCCAGCCCCGTCCCCCGCCGCTTTTGCCGGTCGCCCCCGAGGGAGTGGTATGGACGCACACGCCGAGGACCCGCCGGTGGAGGAGCGCGCCGGGGAGGCGCTGCGGGAGGCCGGCGAGACGGTCGCCGTCGCCGAGGCCGCGGCCGGGGGACTGGTGGGCGCGCTGCTCACCGCGCCGCCGGGCGCCAGCGACTACCTCGACCGGAGCTACGTCACCTACAGCTACGACTCCTTGCGGGAGGTGCTGGCGGTCCCCCGGGAGACGCTGGACGAGCACGGGGCAGTCAGCGAGCCGGCGGTCGCGGCGATGGCCCGGGCCGCCCGCGACCGCGCACGGACGGACTGGGGGCTGGCGGTCGCCGGGGTCGCCGGCCCCGGCGGCGGGGTCGCGGACCGGCCGGTGGGGACCTGCGTCGTCGGCGTCGCCCGCGCCGCTCCCTGGGAGAGCGGCGACTCGGAGACGACCACCGAGCGCCGCGTCCTCGACGGGGAGAGCCGCTCCGACCGCCGCGAGCGGTTCGCGCGGCAGGCAGTGGCGGACCTGCTGGCGGCAGTCCGGGCCACACGGGGCTGACACGGACGCGGCGGGCGCCCCGTCCCGACCGGGCGTAGTGCGGTAGGCCGATACTTCCGGACTGCGACGGTGCGTAAGGGAAGCTTTGTAACCCCGCCGCCCGCCCCTCAGGGTGTGAACAAACGCGGCCACGTGCTGAACGCGGCGTTGCTGGCCATCGGCTTCGGCTACGTCCTCAACCCCGACGGCGGCGTCGAGACCTTCCGGACCATCGCGGAGGTGTCGGTCCCGGTCATCCTGGGGGCGCTGTTTCCCGACGTCGACACCGCGTTCGGCAAACACCGCAAGACGCTGCACAACCTCCCGGTGCTCGCGGTCGTCGGTGCCTACCCCTTCTTCTTCGCGAACCTCCAGTGGGTCTGGCTGGGCGTCGTGACCCACTACGTGCTCGACGTGCTCGGCACGACCCGGGGGATCGCCCTCTTTTACCCCCTCTGGGACCGCGAGTTCGACGTCCCCTTCGGCGTGCCGGTCGACAGCAAGTGGTCGGGGGTACTCACTGTCGTGATCACGGCCGTCGAACTCGCGGTCATCGCCGGGCTGGTCTACTACGCCCCGCCGGCCGTCCAGCAGGTCACCGAGGGCCTGGGGCTGGGGGCGCAGACGCTCGGGTTCTAGTAGACCCGGACGTCGTCGAAGCGCCCGTCGTAGGCGACGTGGCCGGGGTGGGTCGGCTCGGTGCCCGAGAGGTAGACGCGGTCGAACTTCTTCCAGGAGTTCTCCCAGCCGAGGTGGGCGAACTCCGCGCCGCGGCGCAGCAGGTGGGCCGGGCCCCGCCGGTGGTCGACCTGGCGGGGCACCCCCTCCCGGACTGCCGTCAGGACGTCCGCCGGCTCCTCGAGGTCGGCCTCGAAGGTCGTCCAGCACTCCCCGACCGTCCCCCGGAGGTGGGCGTAGGAGGAGGTGAACGCGGGCAGGCCCATGTCGGCGGCGATCCGGCGGGCACGG is from Salinirussus salinus and encodes:
- a CDS encoding nicotinamide-nucleotide amidohydrolase family protein, translated to MDAHAEDPPVEERAGEALREAGETVAVAEAAAGGLVGALLTAPPGASDYLDRSYVTYSYDSLREVLAVPRETLDEHGAVSEPAVAAMARAARDRARTDWGLAVAGVAGPGGGVADRPVGTCVVGVARAAPWESGDSETTTERRVLDGESRSDRRERFARQAVADLLAAVRATRG
- a CDS encoding metal-dependent hydrolase, with the protein product MNKRGHVLNAALLAIGFGYVLNPDGGVETFRTIAEVSVPVILGALFPDVDTAFGKHRKTLHNLPVLAVVGAYPFFFANLQWVWLGVVTHYVLDVLGTTRGIALFYPLWDREFDVPFGVPVDSKWSGVLTVVITAVELAVIAGLVYYAPPAVQQVTEGLGLGAQTLGF